In the genome of Plasmodium gaboni strain SY75 chromosome 2, whole genome shotgun sequence, the window TTTTTCAcaaatatgaaaataataaaaaaaaaataaaatataataatatataagtattTAAACTTTAATAtcacacatatatatatatatatatatatatatataatacaataaaattgattttataaaaatataatatttggGGAATAGTAAAATATCatgttatttatttattacGTTCTTTACTATTTATGTATTACTGGTTTATGTTTTTTTGCgaatatgaaatattttagagttatttttattttatgcCAATAAATGgaatacataaaaaaaaaatgaaaaatattatataatatattttgtgtATAATTTTCCTGTTTGATATGTAGAAAAAGTTATATACACATAcatatgtaaatatatatatatatatatatatatatatataatatggtgtattttttttttttttttttacgaatagaaatataaaatatattatattatattaatttttttaagtttTCANNNNNNNNNNNNNNNNNNNNNNNNNNNNNNNNNNNNNNNNNNNNNNNNNNNNNNNNNNNNNNNNNNNNNNNNNNNNNNNNNNNNNNNNNNNNNNNNNNNNNNNNNNNNNNNNNNNNNNNNNNNNNNNNNNNNNNNNNNNNNNNNNNNNNNNNNNNNNNNNNNNNNNNNNNNNNNNNNNNNNNNNNNNNNNNNNNNNNNNNNNNNNNNNNNNNNNNNNNNNNNNNNNNNNNNNNNNNNNNNNNNNNNNNNNNNNNNNNNNNNNNNNNNNNNNNNNNNNNNNNNNNNNNNNNNNNNNNNNNNtatgtattaatatatattaaattaaaaaatatattataaaatatcttactaatatatatttattttaaatatatatattatattactacatacgattatataaatatactaAAAAGGAGGGAAGGAGAAAAAACTGATAttccatttttatattattttacaataatataaataaaaaacaaaaaaaaaaatatacatatattttttgtattatatataataaataataatatagtGTTTCCgaaaatttttattattatataaaatatatatttatagaatTTTTCTACTtgcatatataaattaatatatataatatttccattatatatatataaaaaaaataaaaaaaaaaggtatagtatattatatttatataatataaaaaaaatataccttttaatataataatactaaataaaaataaactgagaaaaataatattctattattataaagtacaaataatatatatattatatttattatatataatatttatatattaataaatgtattataatCTTTGTGAAAGTGTCATCAGTTAGCATGCTTTAGctaaataaaaaataaagaaatcttttttctttttcttttttttttttttttaataatttattattattatatataataaattttttaaataataatattatatatttgtgattatatatattatatatatttgttatattaaatatgtaatatatatatatatatatatatatatttatattttttaatatttttttttttttgagaATTTTTGgtatgaaaaaaataaaaaaataagaataaaaaaaaaaagagttgttctgtatataaataatatttatgaattaatataaattatatatttgacCACAAGTTGTAActtttagaaaaaaaaaaaaaaaatgaaaaaaatgataataatatattacatatatgtaaGTTCCTTGTTTTAgtgaaataatatattcataattttcACACCCATAAAAATCTttagaaaaataaaatatagtattatatatacataatgtatatattataatatatatgtattttatattatatatatattttttttttttacccATAGTTTTATgcattattttatatttattttttaattattattattaatttatttgttatattatgtaaatatatatataatatatatatatatatatatatatatatatatatatatatttttaccattattttttgttatattatgtaaatatatataatatatatatatatatatatatatatatatatatatatttttaccattattttttttttttaagttttcttttttttttttccaaatattttattctttattttattttgttttcCGAAGTAACcaaaacaataaaaaaaaaaaaaaaaatattatatatatatataaaatataaaaaaatgaataagaaaaattattgCATTAACCCAAGTAACcttaatataaataaaaataacgaatacaataaaaatgtaccgttaaatattttggatgtgaatatgaaaaatatgaaaaagaGTACAAGTGCTAAAGATAATTTGTTTGTGTTCATAAAGAAAGCTTTTATGTTTGGTTTAATAATTTGCATATTCCaatgtttattttttatggttagttaaaaaaaaaaaaaaaaaaaaaaaactcgtcaatttgttttatataattgtttTCTCAAATGATAAATAGAACTTCTTTATAGTCCACATTTAGtacaaatgataataaCAAGATTGAgaaaattaataaatatataataagtCGAAATTTAATAGAAGGTGGTGaacatttaaataaatcCTATGTACAGgtaaaagaaaatatagTTGATAAGATTGAAAACatttatgaaaataagAGAAAAAC includes:
- a CDS encoding putative exported protein (Plasmodium exported protein, unknown function); translated protein: MNKKNYCINPSNLNINKNNEYNKNVPLNILDVNMKNMKKSTSAKDNLFVFIKKAFMFGLIICIFQCLFFMSTFSTNDNNKIEKINKYIISRNLIEGGEHLNKSYVQVKENIVDKIENIYENKRKTFITKVKEFFKKISDYIEKEIRQVLTYIKDGKKDTVKSGVTFFNKIIAFFKGLQIFSLPILTTVSAILLYKFKYQLASLLFGFLPFISGIFIMYKIIKVNSEMSK